Proteins from a genomic interval of Erwinia sp. SLM-02:
- the rsmF gene encoding 16S rRNA (cytosine(1407)-C(5))-methyltransferase RsmF: MSHSSRVYFPPAFLSLMQQMLPDPAEFDRFIAMSERPLRRSLRVNTLKISVEDFLALVAPMEWALTPIPWCPEGFWISRDYADTLPLGSTAEHLAGLFYIQEASSMLPVTALFEGSPAPLRVMDVAAAPGSKTTQIAARMNNNGAILANEYSASRVKVLHANLSRCGISNTAMTHFDGRVFGAALPETFDAILLDAPCSGEGVIRKDADALRNWSEASNAGIAATQRELIDSAFHALRPGGTLVYSTCTLNTDENQQVLAWLLARYPEAVEVEPLHQLFDGAEKVATAEGYLHVFPQIFDSEGFFVARLRKTAGIPPLPKPGYKVGKPPFSPMTRAQQQEVAAAAAKCGLRWDEQHTLWQRDKEIWLFPAAIEALLGKVRFSRIGLKLAETFPKGYRWQHEAAIALADPHAANAVELSSAEAEEWYRGRDIYPERDLPAGELIICHQRQPIGIAKTVGTRIKNNYPRDLVRDGRLFSA; this comes from the coding sequence GTGTCTCACTCTTCCCGCGTCTATTTTCCGCCCGCTTTTCTCAGCCTGATGCAGCAGATGCTGCCCGATCCCGCCGAATTCGACCGCTTTATCGCGATGAGTGAACGGCCGCTGCGCCGCAGCCTGCGCGTTAACACCTTAAAAATCAGCGTTGAGGATTTCCTTGCGCTGGTCGCGCCGATGGAGTGGGCATTAACGCCGATCCCGTGGTGCCCTGAAGGCTTCTGGATCAGCCGTGACTATGCCGACACGCTGCCGCTGGGCAGCACGGCGGAGCATCTGGCCGGCCTGTTCTATATTCAGGAGGCCAGCTCAATGCTGCCGGTCACGGCCCTGTTCGAGGGTTCGCCGGCCCCGCTGCGGGTGATGGACGTGGCGGCAGCGCCCGGCTCCAAAACCACCCAGATCGCCGCCCGAATGAACAACAACGGTGCCATTCTGGCCAATGAATATTCGGCCAGCCGGGTGAAGGTGCTGCACGCCAACCTCAGCCGCTGCGGCATTAGCAACACGGCCATGACCCACTTTGACGGCCGCGTATTTGGTGCCGCCCTGCCGGAAACCTTCGATGCCATCCTGCTGGATGCGCCCTGCTCGGGTGAAGGCGTGATCCGCAAAGATGCCGATGCGCTGCGCAACTGGTCAGAGGCCAGCAATGCCGGGATCGCCGCCACGCAGCGTGAGCTGATTGACAGTGCGTTCCACGCCCTGCGCCCCGGCGGAACGCTGGTCTATTCGACCTGTACGCTGAACACGGATGAGAATCAGCAGGTTCTGGCCTGGCTGCTGGCGCGCTATCCGGAAGCGGTGGAAGTTGAACCGCTCCATCAGCTGTTTGACGGCGCGGAAAAAGTCGCCACCGCCGAAGGCTATCTGCACGTTTTCCCGCAGATTTTCGACAGCGAGGGCTTCTTCGTGGCCCGCCTGCGTAAAACCGCCGGCATTCCTCCCCTGCCGAAGCCGGGATATAAAGTCGGCAAGCCGCCGTTCAGCCCGATGACCCGCGCCCAGCAGCAGGAGGTCGCCGCCGCCGCCGCGAAGTGCGGGCTGCGCTGGGATGAGCAACATACGCTGTGGCAGCGTGACAAAGAAATCTGGCTGTTTCCGGCGGCGATTGAAGCGCTACTGGGGAAAGTGCGTTTCTCACGCATCGGGCTTAAACTGGCGGAAACTTTCCCGAAAGGCTATCGCTGGCAGCACGAAGCGGCGATTGCCCTTGCGGATCCTCACGCCGCCAATGCGGTTGAGCTGAGCAGTGCCGAAGCGGAAGAGTGGTATCGCGGGCGTGATATTTACCCCGAACGCGATCTTCC